Sequence from the Sphingosinicella ginsenosidimutans genome:
TGGGGCACCTGCGCCGACCAACTCGGCGAGGTCGCGAAGAGCCTGGGAGCCGGCAGATGAGGCGCCTCCTCGTTTCCGCCTTCATTAGCCTGGACGGCGTCATGCAGGCGCCCGGCGCGCCCGAGGAGGACCGGTCCGGAGGATTCGCCCATGGCGGCTGGACCTTTCCGCTGTCCGACGAAGCGGTCGGCGCGGCGATCGGGGCGCTGTTCGACCGGCCGTTCGATCTCCTGCTCGGGCGCAGGACCTACGAGATTTTCGCGTCCTACTGGCCGTTCATGACGCACACGCCGTTTGGCGCGCTCTTCCAGAATGTCACCAAATATGTCGCGACCCGCGCCGACAGCCTGGCCATCCCCTGGGAGAACAGCGTGCGGATCGAGGGCGAGGCGGCGGAGGCGATCGCGCGCCTGAAGCGCCAGGACGGTCCCGACCTGATCGTGCAGGGAAGCGCGAACCTCAACCAGACATTGCTCGCGAACGGCCTGATCGACGAGCTTACGCTGCTGACCTATCCGGTCCTGCTCGGCGCCGGCAAACGCCTGTTCGCCGAGGGCACGCGGCCGGTCACGCTCGCGCTCGTCGAAAGCACGACCTCGCCCAGCGGGGTCACGATCAGCCGCTATCGCCCCGCCGGGCCGGTCGAGACCGGCTCGTTCGGCGAGCTCCCGGAGCTGAATGAATATGAGAGGGAGCGGCGCGCGCGCTTCGCCGCTGAAAGCTGAGCAATGTCCCCTCCCTGCGCACAGGGAGGGGACATTTGCGGATCAGTAGCAGTCCGACCGTTCGATCGAGCTGCCGACAAGCGCGCCGATCGCGCCGCCGATCAGGGCGCCGGTCGTGCCGCTGTGGCGGTTGCCGTAGCGGCGATAGCGATTGCCGTCGCGACCGATCTCGCGGCCGATCAGCGCGCCTGCGCCGCCGCCGATGACCGCGCCGGTGACGCCGTCACCGCAATAATCGTCGCGATAATATCCCCGGCCGCGATAATAAGCCGGGTAGGCCGGATAGGCGTATCCGCCGTAATAATAGGGGTCGTAGCCGCCATAATAGCCCGGCGCGACGACGACGGTCGTGCGCGGATAGCGGTAACCGCGGTAGCGCGGATAATAGCGATAGCCGCGCGCGCCGCGCGCATAATAGCGGCCGTCATGGTGGCCGTAATAGCCGCGATGGCGCGGTTGCGCGCTGGCGGCGGTGGGGATGGCGACGAGCGCGGTCGCGGCCGCGGCGGCGCCAAGGGCAAGCTTGCTGAGCATGATACGGGCTCCTCGATACACGATTCGGGCCTTCAACGCGGCCCGGCGCGCCCTGTTTTCACTCTTTCGGCTGAGCCGCGGATGAACCACGGCAAAAATAAGGCAGGCCGTGCGGGGGCACGGCCTGCCGATCGAGAGCGTGGGGACGCGCTCAGAACTGGGGGTTGTCGGTCGACTGGCTGGACGAATTGCTCTCCGGCGTGGTCGACTGATTGTCGCTGCCCGACGACGAGGACGCGCTGCTCGACTGCGCGCCCTGATCGGCGCTGCCTTGGTCGGTGGTCGCCGGCTGGGAGGTCGCGGTGTTGGACGAATTGTCCGTCTCGGGCGGCGTCGTCTGCGCGACGGCCGCGGCGCCGGCCGTCAGCATCGCGATCGCGAGAACATGGGTGAAACGCATGGGAAATCCCTCCTCGGAATGGCTTGGGGCGCCGGCACGATGAGCGGGGGGGCCGCGTCATCGCGCCGGACATCGCTGGGCTATGGGCCTCGGCCGCGCCACGCCAATCCACAACGATAGCCGTCGCCAACACGCGACGAACGTCCAAGACAGGCTGGATTTGCCCGTAGGACCCGCAGGTCCCCGGCCGTTCAGGCCGTCGCGGCCTGCATCCGGCGCAGCAGCGCCCTTAGGCCGCTATTGTAGCTGCGGCCGACCGGCGCCTCGTCGCCATTGGCGAGCCGCACCGCGAGCGCCCCCGTCGGCTTGCGGTGA
This genomic interval carries:
- a CDS encoding dihydrofolate reductase family protein — protein: MRRLLVSAFISLDGVMQAPGAPEEDRSGGFAHGGWTFPLSDEAVGAAIGALFDRPFDLLLGRRTYEIFASYWPFMTHTPFGALFQNVTKYVATRADSLAIPWENSVRIEGEAAEAIARLKRQDGPDLIVQGSANLNQTLLANGLIDELTLLTYPVLLGAGKRLFAEGTRPVTLALVESTTSPSGVTISRYRPAGPVETGSFGELPELNEYERERRARFAAES
- a CDS encoding YMGG-like glycine zipper-containing protein, which gives rise to MLSKLALGAAAAATALVAIPTAASAQPRHRGYYGHHDGRYYARGARGYRYYPRYRGYRYPRTTVVVAPGYYGGYDPYYYGGYAYPAYPAYYRGRGYYRDDYCGDGVTGAVIGGGAGALIGREIGRDGNRYRRYGNRHSGTTGALIGGAIGALVGSSIERSDCY